In the Balaenoptera musculus isolate JJ_BM4_2016_0621 chromosome 2, mBalMus1.pri.v3, whole genome shotgun sequence genome, taagtgttcatttttatttacacttttCTAAAGAAAAGCTGGTGAGAGAATCTGCTCTGAATCAGAGTTTTCTGTCTTTGCTGGGAGGAAGCCAGGCCTGGTAGAGAAGGCTCACTGTAAATCAAGAGGGAGGAAGACTCAGAATCAGATGAATGGAATACTCAGGGCATATCTTTGCTAAGAACAGAAAGGACAGAGGATATAAGGAAATCATCCCATTTGCTAATACAAACTTGGATAACAGTTCCTTGTTTTTATTGGCAGTacattaattttgattaaaatacaaatgagagagaaaaaacttAGGCTTCCTAAACATAAATGTTTACGTGAATGATTacaagtgaaaatataaaaattttgtttgattttatgttCATTAACAATGCAACATTATAGGAAGAATACCAGCTTTACAGTGAGACAGATCAAGGTTTGAATTCTCCCTCTGACAATTACTAACTGTGTGAATCTGGCCAATTCTAATTTCTCTAATTTTCAGTTTGTAGGGCTGTTACAAGGATTTGAGATAAATATTTGGGATGTGCCTTATACAGGGTAGGTGATCAATAAACAGTTATTCAAGTATTAAAGAAAACTGATGCTTAGAGAACTGGTGTGGGTGTACAATTTGCCTAGTTGGATTGAGAATTATATCACTGGGTCTCAATCTCAGTAACCAACTTCTCTTATTTCACCTACATGTTAAAAAACTATAAACTGCTTGCCCTTTCCCCCACCTTTCCACAACACATGAAATaaggacagaaagagacagaaataaaaaaacaaatattcccttaaaaaaataatgcagataGAGATAACACCTTGgtgaaagccaaaaaaaaaaaaaaaaaggcttaagagtttgatttcatttatagTAAAGGAAAGAATAGTAtcaccatttattcatttgatccTATTTCTTCCTTACACTATCATAGCAGTTCAAAGCAACAAATTATTTATTGCTCTTAAAGTATTATGGATTTGCTTTTCTGTTAAAGCCCCTCTGCATTTACCAGAATGCAGCAGGCTACTTTAGCTAAAGATCCAAGGCCATAAGCCTTGTTCAGTGCAATAAGATCACTTTAATAATATTCTAATCTTGAAATGCAGTTGAAAAGATAGATGATGGTCGCTGAGTGCTACTTACAAACAAAAATGGCTCTCAAACAATCTTAAAGATGCAAAAAACTTAGCAACTGaaaatgggtttaaaaaaattcccacaTTCTGCCAGGATATTTTACATACCTGAGAATTTTCTTAGGAACCTGTGATGGAGAAGAATgactccttttcttcttctctgagtCCTGTAGTAACCCATCCTCTGCTCTGCCCTTCTCTGTGACTGCTGACTGCTCTGCCCTGGCTTTGCCCTGATCCACACTGAGCTGGCCTTGGGCAGGGTCACACCTGTACATGAAGACGATGGCTGGCTTCTCGCTGGACTCTCCTTTTGCCTCTGTGAACCAGTGATGGCGCTGaactggaggagggggcagcatGTGGATGACTGTGCCATCCAGGCCCACCAGTTTCCCTTTCTCTCGGTCTTTCTCTTTGTCGTCCTCTTCATCTGTTTTCCGACGGCGGAAGAAACTTTTAAATGATATCCAGCGTTTAGGTTTTGCATCAGCTGCCCGCCTGCTGCCTTCAGAGTGCAAAACTGATTCAGCTTCCGTTGACCTGGTAGGGCTAGTTGGCTTGGTCCAGTTGGTGAAATGCCTCTGCAAAAGGTTACTTGCATGGTAAGGGGAGGAAGTTGAgcgtggtggggggaaggggggtggcgGCTCACTTTGGGGGTTAGTCACTAATTTGGAGGGCGGGGTGGTGGCTGGCTTTGTGAGTGGATCTTTCTGTACTTTGGTGGTAGGACTTTCTGTGGTCTGAGGTGCTTCAGCCTCACCACCGGGCTGGGATGTGAAGAGAGACTTGGGCCGGACTGGTGTACTCTTAGGTGTACTCTTAGCAGCACTGGCATCGGGAGGAATGGCATACAGCTCTTCCACACTGCAAGCTTTTGGGCCAGACTGGGGCATTTCTGGAGGAGACTGTGGCGGCTGGATAGAAGCCACAATCTGAGAAAGCACAGTGCTCGCCTTCTCCCTGGTGCTGCCGCTGCTCACTACCTGAGACTCCTGAGTGCTTTCTGTTTGGGCCACAGGTTCTTGAGTGGTTCTCTGGAGCTTTGTTGGGGAGCTGTGGCTGGAACTGTAGCTCCTCTGTGGTGAGGACTGACCTCTGTTAAGACAGCTGTTAAACTCCTGAACCTTCTGAGCCACTGAACCCCTCTTACGCTCTGTGCTGTTTAAAAACCCTTTAGCTTGGGGACATTCAGTGGGTTTGCTAGTGGTGTTATCAGACACTTTGCtttcagtttctatttcttcgtAAGTATGGCTTATTACACTTGTGGTTTTTTCCTTCACTGAAAGTTCTCCACTTGTTCCGAGAAAACTTTTGTAAATGGCTAGATTGTCATATGCATTTGGATTGATTACAATGGGAACTTTGATAGCATTTTTGGAACTCCGAGCATAAGCTGGCTCATCATGAATGATAATTGGAAAAGGTGGCATACCGGCATTGTTAtaactattaaattttatttcagacaAATTAGGTGACTTAACAGGGATGGTTTTGGAGGAAACGTTTGTAGCTGTGGGTGAAGTAGGTGCTGACTTGTGACAGTTTTTCCTTGGAGGGACATTTGGTCCAGTCCCACCGCTAACTAATTCCACCTTAGGTATCTTTTGTCGTGGACTGGTACTGGAAGTCCATACTTCCTGGTAGCGGATTGCACTGGATTTTTGGAAATGGGCACTTATTTGTCCTGATGTCAGTGCGGGTGATGTCACTGGAGAGTTTGGAGTAGAAGATGAGCTTTTCGTCTTGGGACTGTTAATAGGGCCCTCGAGGTGCTCACTGGCCATGGCTGCTGACACATCCACGACAGTATATGGCTTGCACAAAGGCTGTTCCAGATTCACAACTCGGTAGGGCTTTGCTTGCTCTTCTACAGGAACGAGGTTTATTGTTACTGATTGCCCAGTAATATCTGTAGGGGCTTTACTTTCTTGCTTCTCAGTTTGTACGGCAATCTTGCCATCCTTCTCTTCTAATCGGAGAGCAAGGACTGCTTTGTGCGTCTCTGGAACTTTTATTGAGCTTTTGGATGCTTGTGATGAGTCCTTCTCCTGATTATTACCAGAGAGGCTTTCATAATTGGGCTCACTTTCCTTCATGTCCTTAGAATCTCCCGGGTTACCAGGAGCTATTCCCACATTACAAATCTTCTGGGATAAACTACTGGCTGTCTCAGAACGTGATTCTTCTGTTAAAGAGGAATCTGGGGATGTGGAGTCAGATGACACCATGCTCTGAATGCTTCCTGGTCCATAGGAGACCACAGAATTCTCTTCATAACCATTCAGGATTTCATCATAACTGTCATCATAGTCTACAGCACAGATTCTTTGCAGAGATTTATTTCGCAGGGGGACAGTATTCCATTTTTTGTCCACAAAGAATCGAACAGGAGACAAAGTGTTTGCCCTGAAGTTGGCAAAGCGAGGTTGCCCTCTCATGCGAATCTCCATGGCCAGCAGTTCTTCATCACTCTCATCCCAACTCTCATGCTCCTCCTCCATGTTACTCAAAAGCACATCTTCCTCACTCTCTTCGCCACTAGAAAACTCTGGGTAACAGAATCGACCCCCTTCATTACTGATCACTTCTGTGCTCCCACTCAGAATAACATGCTTGCCCTGAGTATCCTTTATTCCGCCCATCATGCAACTTGGTGGAAGCTTTCTTTCCAGTGATCGTTTATAGCAATCATTTATTCTTCCTAAGAATGTTTCTCTGGAgtttgtttcatttccttttatttgagGGGTGGTATCCAAGCCTGCTATCTCCTTTAACACCTCAGTTAGTCCACTATTGTTATTTGATACCTTCTTTGCACTATCATTATTCCCATAAGGCTTAGGAACATGGCTTAATCCTTCAGCAtcatcttcattattattattaagtggTTTCTGATTCAAGGCCATCCTGTTACGGTTCCATCCTATGATGACAGGTTTGTTCTCACAGTGTTCTTGGATACTAAGCTCACTACACATACTTTGCCCATCTGCCACCATCATAGTGGGCTTCACAGCTATAGTGGGTTTTTTAGCCACAGGAGGCCGGAAATTTCCGGTGTTCCTGATTCGGTGGTTGTTACTGTGATTGGCATTAGTTTTATTGCCATGGGTGATGGGTGCCTTCTCAGGGTCTGGGGGGAGCTGATGTAAGCTTTTAGGTTTAAAGCAGTTCTTGCATTCACCAGGTTTCCAAACGTGTTCAGTAAAGGTATTACaagcagacatttttaaaaatagaacttcacAGACAACGCTTTCCTTTCAGTGCATGGCAAAACTTTCATCTGTTAGTTTTCACCTCCCCTATGTTTCATAGCAGCTCTTGTAAGTGTGATCAATctgttgggggaagggggagagaagaagaaaatctgaaTGGAAAAGGTACTATGAGGCTTATCATGAtgaatgatttgaaaatattggcTCCAACTTTTCCTTAAATTAAAAGATTGAGAGATAAACTAATTTGGGCACTTTATGAACTCTCTTTAGCTAATCAGCGGTTTTGGAATGTTAGTTTTTTAACCATAATTTTATGCACTCTCATTGAACCAAGTATAACATTTCACTTGATGTCTCTGTGACAATGATACTGTGAGCTTCCCCTCCCAGAAATGTCTTTGAAACCGTTCTTTCTGTTATCCTCCAACCTGAAACTTCTTGGTCCATTGTGGAACCCTCTTCTTCTGCCCACCCTTTATATTTGGATATCTCATAGACTCCTCAAACACAATGCATTCAGGACTAATCTTCTGGCCACCTCTTTTCTCAACTCTAAGGAACTTTTGTACTCTAACCAGCCCTCCTCTACCCTCCAGGCCaccttcttcctctgtctttatCCTAGTTCAGTTACTGTCACTATCATCCACCTAGATAGCTAAGCTTCAACCTTCAGACCATTCTTGACACCCCTCCCCTCACTTCTAACTCCACATCCTAAATCCTTTTGTAAATTAGTCttgccaattttttttatttttaaaaaatatttatttatttattgattttggcCGCgccaggtcttcgttgcggcatgtgggctcattttttagttgcggcgtgcagacttcttagttgcggcatctagttccccgaccagggatcgaacctgggccccctgcattggaagcacagagtcttacccactggaccaccagggaagtccctagtcttGCCAATTTTATCTACTACATTTCACTGGAACTCCTTTCCCTTACCAGACACTGCCAGTAGTTCAGATGCCCACCATTTTTTGCCTAGATTCCTGCAATAGGTTGTTAACTGATCTCCATGCCTGTAGTGTCACCCCTTTCCAATCCAACCTCTCTACCCTTGCTACTCAAATTATGGTCCTCAGACAAGCAGTATCAGCCTCATCttgaagcttgttagaaatgtagtATCTTAGACTTGCAGTTTATCCTCAAGATCcttaaagaatctgaaaaagaatgaacatatgtatatgtataactgaatcattttgctgtacacctgaaactaacacaacattgtaaatcaactatactccaataaaaatttttaaaaaagaaaaaagaaaaaaaagaaatgtagtatCTTAGGTCCaatcccagacctactggatcataatttgcattttaatgaatTCTCAGGTTGACTCCACTGTTCTGTACTActattagatttttctttctaaaatgctaACATGATCATCTTATTACCTAGCTTAACTATTCTGTGGTTCAATATTACCTAACGCACTGGCTCCCAAATGTCAGATAGGGGTTGCTATACACGTAAGAACCACCTGGGGAAACACCCAAGTCAATCTCTAAGGGAAGAGTCCaggaatctgatttttaaataagttctcCAGGTAATTCTATGTGCATTGAGGTAATGGAACCTCTGAGTTACAGGATGGAATACAATCCCCTTAGGTTTGCATGATATAGTCCTTGCCTCCCTTCTAGCCTTATGTCTTAAAAATCAACTAGTCTTATCATACTCTAAATACCGCTGGGCCACTCATTTCTCCTGGGTACCATCGAAGCCACTTGGACAAACCTCCATGAATAagcactttcatttttaattgtctgTTTTCTCACTAGTTTTTGAGCTTCTTTAAGCCTAGGCTATATCTTATTCATCTCTATATGTCTAGCATAAGGAGCTGGATAAACACTGGTTGATTAAATGTGCTGGTTTTGAggcttatctttaaaaaataatctcatggctctctctctctctctctctcgtctctCTCTTAGGCACATAGCTATAGACCTTCCCACAGAGCACCACTACAGTCTTACATTTCCAGTTCGGATATTATCATAAAGCTGGCAGTAGGCATGTACATGTAAGAACTATTTTAATAGCTGAAAAGTTTAACTTCATTCATGTACAATGACAGTGACAGGATCCTTGGTTTGGTCAGAAACGCAGCCTTTAGCCAAGTTTCAGCACATttataaggaaggaaagaacattttctttagtTAACATATACAGAGCTATGCCCCTTGTAAACAACACTCATAGAGCACTTTGCCTCAGTGGAAGAAGAAGTGCAGACAAAGATCAAAGAATTCCACACAGAGAGCCCAATGACTCGGCCAAAATCTAAGTTCACTCTCTGCTGGAGACCACTGAATGGCTTTtttcaataaagtaaaaatatatttttcaagtgtctgtttgaaaatatttatttactctttcagATATTCTAAAAGCTATATCCCTTAGTTGATAAAACCATTTCCTGCTAGTCTGAGACTGAAACATTTTGAGCAAGGGAAAGAATGGCATAAAATTAAGCTGAAAAAGAGAGTAGGGTCCAGAGCATGTGGGGCCTTTTATAAGCTTTTAAAGATTATGGTGTTCATCCTAAGAACAGCGGGAACCCACCAAAGGGTTTTAAACAGGTGATGATATAATCGGCATTTAAAAAAGACAGCTCTGaccaaaaaacatgaaatacttaggtataagtcTAACAAAACGTGCAAAATCTAAAATCTATATGTGGAAAACTATAAAagactgaagatatcaaagacctaaatagagcaATATATCAAGTTCTCTCaatgttgttaagatgtcaattctccccaagcTGCTCTGCAGATTAAATGTAATTCTAACCAAAATCCGAGTAGGATTTTCTGTAGAAatcaacaagctgattctaaaatgtatatggaaaggcaaagaaactaaaatagccagaaacaatttcaaaaaagaaaaaagttggaggactcatattacctgatttcaagactttttAGCTACAGTAATCCTGAtaatgtggtattggcaaaaggaTAGAAACATAGATGGGGGAAATGGGATACGCAAACTACAACCCATAGGTCAAATCTAGCCTGTTGCCTGTTTTCGTATGTCCCTAAgctaaagatgttttttaaatggttgaaaaaaa is a window encoding:
- the PEAK1 gene encoding inactive tyrosine-protein kinase PEAK1 codes for the protein MSACNTFTEHVWKPGECKNCFKPKSLHQLPPDPEKAPITHGNKTNANHSNNHRIRNTGNFRPPVAKKPTIAVKPTMMVADGQSMCSELSIQEHCENKPVIIGWNRNRMALNQKPLNNNNEDDAEGLSHVPKPYGNNDSAKKVSNNNSGLTEVLKEIAGLDTTPQIKGNETNSRETFLGRINDCYKRSLERKLPPSCMMGGIKDTQGKHVILSGSTEVISNEGGRFCYPEFSSGEESEEDVLLSNMEEEHESWDESDEELLAMEIRMRGQPRFANFRANTLSPVRFFVDKKWNTVPLRNKSLQRICAVDYDDSYDEILNGYEENSVVSYGPGSIQSMVSSDSTSPDSSLTEESRSETASSLSQKICNVGIAPGNPGDSKDMKESEPNYESLSGNNQEKDSSQASKSSIKVPETHKAVLALRLEEKDGKIAVQTEKQESKAPTDITGQSVTINLVPVEEQAKPYRVVNLEQPLCKPYTVVDVSAAMASEHLEGPINSPKTKSSSSTPNSPVTSPALTSGQISAHFQKSSAIRYQEVWTSSTSPRQKIPKVELVSGGTGPNVPPRKNCHKSAPTSPTATNVSSKTIPVKSPNLSEIKFNSYNNAGMPPFPIIIHDEPAYARSSKNAIKVPIVINPNAYDNLAIYKSFLGTSGELSVKEKTTSVISHTYEEIETESKVSDNTTSKPTECPQAKGFLNSTERKRGSVAQKVQEFNSCLNRGQSSPQRSYSSSHSSPTKLQRTTQEPVAQTESTQESQVVSSGSTREKASTVLSQIVASIQPPQSPPEMPQSGPKACSVEELYAIPPDASAAKSTPKSTPVRPKSLFTSQPGGEAEAPQTTESPTTKVQKDPLTKPATTPPSKLVTNPQSEPPPPFPPPRSTSSPYHASNLLQRHFTNWTKPTSPTRSTEAESVLHSEGSRRAADAKPKRWISFKSFFRRRKTDEEDDKEKDREKGKLVGLDGTVIHMLPPPPVQRHHWFTEAKGESSEKPAIVFMYRCDPAQGQLSVDQGKARAEQSAVTEKGRAEDGLLQDSEKKKRSHSSPSQVPKKILSHVTHEVTEDFSPRDPSTVVVKQDGGGCTSVTPALPLPELEREEEKGDISGPMDPNPCSATYSNLGQSRAAMIPPKHPRQPKGASDDAIAFGGKTDQEAPNASQPTPPPLPKKMIIRANTEPISKDLQKSLETTLCVMANPTYDIDPNWDASSAGSSISYELKGLDIESYDSLERPLHKERPVPSAANSISSLTTLSIKDRFSNSTESLSSRRGPSCRQGRGIQKPQRQALYRGLENREEVVGKIRSLHTDALKKLAIKCEDLFMAGQKDQLRFGVDSWSDFRLTSDKPCCEAGDAVYYTASYAKDPLNNYAVKICKSKAKESQQYYHSLAVRQSLAVHFNIQQDCGHFLAEVPKRLLPWEDPDAPEEEEDEMEATEEVKGGTDGKSPEPGSEAESSHKESQAVVSRKQRSHVVVITREVPCLTVADFVRDSLAQHGKSPDVYERQVCLLLLQLCSGLEHLKPYHVTHCDLRLENLLLVHYQPGGPAQGLGPAEPGPTSSCPTRLIVSNFSQAKQKSHLVDPEILRDQSRLAPEIITATQYKKCDEFQTGILIYEMLHLPNPFDENPELKEKEYTRADLPRIPLRSPYSRGLQQLASCLLNPNPSERLLISGAKGILQCLLWGPREGLFQTFTASPSPVQRNALLQNWLDIKRTLLMIKFAEKSLDREGGVSLEDWLCAQYLAFATPDSLSCVVKILQPR